A DNA window from Vigna angularis cultivar LongXiaoDou No.4 chromosome 1, ASM1680809v1, whole genome shotgun sequence contains the following coding sequences:
- the LOC108323406 gene encoding cyclin-dependent kinase D-1 isoform X2 codes for MAAPDPSKKVADRYLKREVLGEGTYGVVYKAIDTHTGQTVAIKKIRLGKQKEGVNFTALREIKLLKELKDPNIVELIDAFPHKGNLHLVFEFMETDLEAVIRDRNIFLSPADTKSYLQMTIKGLAYCHKKWVLHRDMKPNNLLIGSNGQLKLADFGLARMFGSPDRRFTHQVFARWYRAPELLFGAKQYGSGVDVWASACIFAELLLRRPFLQGTSDIDQLGKIFSAFGTPTASQWPDMVYLPDYVEYQYVPAPPLRSLFPMATDDALDLLSKMFTYDPKARISVQQALEHRYFSSAPLPSDPDKLPRPAPKRESKASDFNLQEGPTVLSPPRKSRRVMPERDGFEGNSQQADKVDDGFGDFRQTTDDNSVLIEHI; via the exons ATGGCAGCCCCGGATCCGTCCAAAAAAGTGGCTGATAGATATCTGAAGCGTGAAGTTCTTGGTGAAGGTACCTATGGAGTTGTGTACAAAGCCATTGACACCCAC ACAGGACAGACAGTTGCAATTAAGAAAATTCGACTTGGCAAGCAGAAAGAAGGGGTAAATTTTACAGCTCTTAGAGAAATAAAGCTTCTTAAAGAGCTTAAGGATCCTAATATTGTTGAATTGATAGATGCATTCCCACATAAAGGGAATTTGCATCTTGTGTTTGAATTCATGGAGACGGACCTTGAAGCTGTCATACGAGAccgaaatatttttctttcaccgGCTGATACAAAATCTTACCTTCAAATGACGATAAAAGGTCTTGCTTATTGCCACAAGAAATGGGTTTTGCATAG GGATATGAAGCCAAATAATTTGTTGATAGGATCTAATGGACAGCTGAAACTTGCAGATTTTGGTTTAGCACGAATGTTTGGAAGCCCAGATAGAAGGTTCACTCATCAG GTTTTTGCTCGGTGGTATAGAGCTCCTGAGCTATTATTTGGTGCCAAGCAATATGGCTCTGGGGTTGATGTTTGGGCTTCAGCTTGTATATTTGCTGAACTTCTTCTCCGTCGACCCTTTTTGCAG GGTACAAGTGACATTGATCAATTAGGAAAGATCTTTTCGGCATTTGGCACTCCAACAGCTTCTCAGTGGCCTGATATGGTATACCTGCCTGATTACGTCGAATACCAATATGTTCCTGCACCCCCTCTGCGTTCTTTGTTTCCGATGGCAACTGATGATGCTTTAGATTTGTTATCAAAGATGTTTACATATGATCCAAAAGCTAGAATTTCAGTGCAGCAGGCACTAGAGCATAGGTAC TTTTCTTCTGCTCCTCTGCCTTCAGATCCAGACAAGCTCCCTAGACCTGCTCCTAAGAGGGAATCTAAGGCTTCTGATTTCAATTTACAGGAGGGTCCTACTGTATTATCACCTCCAAGGAAGTCTAGGAGAGTGATGCCAGAACGGGATGGGTTTGAAGGAAATTCCCAACAAGCAGATAAGGTTGATGACGGTTTTGGTGATTTCAGACAGACAACTGATGATAATTCAG TGCTGATAGAAcacatttaa
- the LOC108323406 gene encoding cyclin-dependent kinase D-3 isoform X1, protein MAAPDPSKKVADRYLKREVLGEGTYGVVYKAIDTHTGQTVAIKKIRLGKQKEGVNFTALREIKLLKELKDPNIVELIDAFPHKGNLHLVFEFMETDLEAVIRDRNIFLSPADTKSYLQMTIKGLAYCHKKWVLHRDMKPNNLLIGSNGQLKLADFGLARMFGSPDRRFTHQVFARWYRAPELLFGAKQYGSGVDVWASACIFAELLLRRPFLQGTSDIDQLGKIFSAFGTPTASQWPDMVYLPDYVEYQYVPAPPLRSLFPMATDDALDLLSKMFTYDPKARISVQQALEHRYFSSAPLPSDPDKLPRPAPKRESKASDFNLQEGPTVLSPPRKSRRVMPERDGFEGNSQQADKVDDGFGDFRQTTDDNSGKNESAPMSVDFSIFGLKPPNRPTINSADRTHLKRKLDLEFQQPE, encoded by the exons ATGGCAGCCCCGGATCCGTCCAAAAAAGTGGCTGATAGATATCTGAAGCGTGAAGTTCTTGGTGAAGGTACCTATGGAGTTGTGTACAAAGCCATTGACACCCAC ACAGGACAGACAGTTGCAATTAAGAAAATTCGACTTGGCAAGCAGAAAGAAGGGGTAAATTTTACAGCTCTTAGAGAAATAAAGCTTCTTAAAGAGCTTAAGGATCCTAATATTGTTGAATTGATAGATGCATTCCCACATAAAGGGAATTTGCATCTTGTGTTTGAATTCATGGAGACGGACCTTGAAGCTGTCATACGAGAccgaaatatttttctttcaccgGCTGATACAAAATCTTACCTTCAAATGACGATAAAAGGTCTTGCTTATTGCCACAAGAAATGGGTTTTGCATAG GGATATGAAGCCAAATAATTTGTTGATAGGATCTAATGGACAGCTGAAACTTGCAGATTTTGGTTTAGCACGAATGTTTGGAAGCCCAGATAGAAGGTTCACTCATCAG GTTTTTGCTCGGTGGTATAGAGCTCCTGAGCTATTATTTGGTGCCAAGCAATATGGCTCTGGGGTTGATGTTTGGGCTTCAGCTTGTATATTTGCTGAACTTCTTCTCCGTCGACCCTTTTTGCAG GGTACAAGTGACATTGATCAATTAGGAAAGATCTTTTCGGCATTTGGCACTCCAACAGCTTCTCAGTGGCCTGATATGGTATACCTGCCTGATTACGTCGAATACCAATATGTTCCTGCACCCCCTCTGCGTTCTTTGTTTCCGATGGCAACTGATGATGCTTTAGATTTGTTATCAAAGATGTTTACATATGATCCAAAAGCTAGAATTTCAGTGCAGCAGGCACTAGAGCATAGGTAC TTTTCTTCTGCTCCTCTGCCTTCAGATCCAGACAAGCTCCCTAGACCTGCTCCTAAGAGGGAATCTAAGGCTTCTGATTTCAATTTACAGGAGGGTCCTACTGTATTATCACCTCCAAGGAAGTCTAGGAGAGTGATGCCAGAACGGGATGGGTTTGAAGGAAATTCCCAACAAGCAGATAAGGTTGATGACGGTTTTGGTGATTTCAGACAGACAACTGATGATAATTCAGGCAAGAATGAATCAGCTCCAATGTCTGTAGATTTTTCTATCTTTGGATTAAAACCTCCAAATAGACCTACAATTAACAG TGCTGATAGAAcacatttaaaaagaaaattagatcTAGAATTTCAACAGCCAGAATGA